The genomic stretch CAACACCAACCGATGGTGTTACGAAACCACAAAGCATAGGCACGAAGTGTAGACCTAACGAAACTAACCCAAAAGCCCAAGCGCATTCAAAACTGAGAGGAAATGATTCCTCTGTTGTCATTAAGGCAATAGGCTCATACGTACAGTGTAATATTTGCAGTAAACTCTGTTCCAGACAGGGACACATCAAGTGCGCAGAGTGTATCGACTtcaatatatgtattaaatgCTTCTGTTCCGGCCTAGAAAGGCCAGACGAGGAGGCCCTGAGTAGCTCATTCGTAAACGTACCATTGAAGGATTCAGGGTCGGAACACCGAAACACACACAAGTACATACCAGTAGGCCCGTCAAACTTCGCCCTGTTCTCAAAAGGtacaaaagtaaattataatgcTGTTTAGATTGGTCAGCGGAACAGGAGCTGTTGCTGATAGACGCGATTTCGAAATACGGACTCGGAAACTGGACAGTAAGATCAATAGACATATATGTGTGGAAACTTTACGGCACGTTAAAAATCATGTGCAGGAGGTGTCGGACATGGTTACAATGTCGCACTCAGGGTACAAGACGGAGGAGGAATGCGAAGCACACTACTACCAGTACTACCTAAATTCAGCAACAGCGCCACTACCGGTAAGCactaaaaagtaaaaagacCTTTCGAAAGCACACTAACAAACACTTAGGATACGACGAGTCTGGTCTACGATAATAATGGAAAGCCACTTATGGTACCACACAGAGGCCCGCGCCCATTACAGGATAAACCAAAGCCAGGTATAGGAACCACaagtgataaataaaatcaatttcAGCCTCGAGCAATAAGCCGCAAGCCAAGCCACAAATAATTGGATATTGGCCACTGAGAGGAGACTTCGACATAGAATACGACAACGACGCAGAGCTGATACTGGCGGACATGGAATTTAGATCGGACGACACCCCCGAGCAAATAGAATTGAAGCTGAGCGTAATTGAAATATACAACTCTAAACTAGATGAACGGatatatcgcaaaaaaATCATAATAGAACGGTAAGAAAATGGCCTGAATAAGTAGCTATTGCAGAGATTTATTGATGTGTATTGCCACCATAGATAATAACTACACTATGAACTTACTCAGTTAATAAAGTAAGGTTACTTGATTAATTTGAACACGCATGTTAGTTGTGTGCCTGTTAATGCCGTACTCTAATATACCCAATTACCTTGCATATGAGAAATTGTGTAGGGGCCTGCTCGATACAAAGTCCCTGCAACAGAAGGAGCGTAAGTACACAACGGAGGAAAAGGAACTATACAACCTGTTTAAGCCATTCCTAAGGTTCCAAACACCAGAGGAACACGATCACACAATAAGACTCATAGTCAAGGAGAGGAAGCTGAGATCAAGACTGTATCAGCTGATGATATGGAAGACCCTGGGATTGGAGAGCGCCGAGGACATCAAGAAGTACGAAGATAAGCTGCAGAGAATAGACTACTTCAAAGAGGTGTTGATTAAGCAGGAATCGGACCCTTCCAGGAGACACGAAAAAAGATTGAGAACATCTTCGTTTGACAACGAGGTGACCGTTTAGACAACTAATAGATAGGAACAGATAAATAGATAGATATGGAGACAGTTAGTTACACACATAGAAAGTAACAACAACGTGCAAACAGAGCATAATTGTCCTAGGCTGCCAGCACCAGTAGTGCCAATAAGCTTAAGCTGAAAGATTTCATGGAGGAAAACGAAATAGAGTTCTGCGAATCACTACAGCTGCCGCCAATCGCCTACTTCCTGGCAAAAAGAGTACTGCTGCAAGAGCTGGCCTGCAACACAATATACTCAGTGGACGACATGTGCAACGAGCTGAGAATAGACGGGACGAAGCAGGGAAGAATATTCGACTTCCTGCTAATGCTCTCGCCCAAGGCGCTGAGAAGCATGGACCAGGAAGTGGCGGACCTGTCGAAGGCGACACTGGATAAGTACGGATTCATAGACACGTCGAACTCGTCAACACAAATCACAGTGGACACGACAACGAGCGCGCCCGTGGGAGCAGTGGAAAAGTCAACTGGGTCCTCGACGAAGACCAGTAACCCTGAATCCAGGGGGTCTCACACGCCCAGGTCGACGACGAAGGGCACACCCACAGCCGACAGACCCTTGAAACAGCAGAAATtgcaattttaatttttaatacgTATATGTGTT from Theileria orientalis strain Shintoku DNA, chromosome 1, complete genome encodes the following:
- a CDS encoding transcriptional adaptor, coding for MENNNVCPQAKNGDKRMSKSEKTTPTDGVTKPQSIGTKCRPNETNPKAQAHSKLRGNDSSVVIKAIGSYVQCNICSKLCSRQGHIKCAECIDFNICIKCFCSGLERPDEEALSSSFVNVPLKDSGSEHRNTHKYIPVGPSNFALFSKDWSAEQELLLIDAISKYGLGNWTEVSDMVTMSHSGYKTEEECEAHYYQYYLNSATAPLPDTTSLVYDNNGKPLMVPHRGPRPLQDKPKPGIGTTTSSNKPQAKPQIIGYWPLRGDFDIEYDNDAELILADMEFRSDDTPEQIELKLSVIEIYNSKLDERIYRKKIIIERGLLDTKSLQQKERKYTTEEKELYNLFKPFLRFQTPEEHDHTIRLIVKERKLRSRLYQLMIWKTLGLESAEDIKKYEDKLQRIDYFKEVLIKQESDPSRRHEKRLRTSSFDNEAASTSSANKLKLKDFMEENEIEFCESLQLPPIAYFLAKRVLLQELACNTIYSVDDMCNELRIDGTKQGRIFDFLLMLSPKALRSMDQEVADLSKATLDKYGFIDTSNSSTQITVDTTTSAPVGAVEKSTGSSTKTSNPESRGSHTPRSTTKGTPTADRPLKQQKLQF